A genomic segment from Oncorhynchus clarkii lewisi isolate Uvic-CL-2024 chromosome 12, UVic_Ocla_1.0, whole genome shotgun sequence encodes:
- the LOC139420906 gene encoding chaperone Ric-8A has protein sequence MDMDMDLERIIQCIKQGDQDSVQIHLDHYNTQYAECFFFNIEERERRKQKELDEFRKNKMRDFVPDSDSDFNSDSDDAEDQDLLLRRRLAAALVWFIRTQLQPGVLRVTLRTLRILSRDRQALAPLVTDTALLTLAHLGGITSLPIPEGQEEDEEEGHDAEREDYGYVPCDVSSDACKQSDTEASECSRGANANAILLAVSNVDANVVGASPTQHSLAQASTQTCPALDTANNSQGGATTSPSVTRDPCCTLSTETCHDNLRSVSTETCTAEHHCSPGHGALVRGKKDAREEMDEEEDKEDKEEDDQVGRREALKALCNIIYNSQRAQERVSALRLLSGLSDKLKQGISTKALPSGQFYELRLLFLLTALRPELRVQLQQERGVSMLTAALEQCLSARWGEEYEVLSDHSAPPVSKEVSQRAVEILKTLFNITYSFHRQEPDEEDAALYRRLAAVLRHCLLLTCDGEELTEEIQGHTVNVLSALPLQCLDVLLSVRLTEGSQEWEGVNMDTVHTLLTFMERRLDRGQKLKEKLTPVLNLLTESCRAHRETRHYLRQQILPPLRDVALRPEQGATVRGRLVRLMTHMDTDIKHCAAELLFVLCKENVSRFVKYTGYGNAAGLLAARGLLSGGQVTHAQYSSDSDSDTEEYREAKRRINPVTGRVEEEQPDPMEGMTEQEKEQEALRLISLFNRLSRDKIIQPVGVMTGGGLEPLCGQMRGSTVEEVESEGESEEEREK, from the exons atGGATATGGATATGGACTTGGAGAGGATCATTCAGTGCATCAAACAAGGAGACCAGGACAGTGTCCAGATACACCTGGACCACTACAACACTCAG TATGCTGAATGCTTCTTCTTCAATATtgaggagagggaaagaagaaaG CAAAAAGAGCTGGATGAG TTCAGGAAGAACAAAATGAGGGACTTTGTTCCCGACTCTGACTCTGATTTCAACTCAGACTCAGATGACGCTGAGGACCAGGATCTCCTTCTCAGACGG aggCTGGCTGCAGCCCTGGTGTGGTTTATCCGTACCCAGCTCCAGCCGGGGGTTCTGAGAGTGACCCTGCGTACGCTACGTATCCTGTCCCGCGACCGGCAGGCTCTGGCGCCCCTGGTGACCGACACCGCCCTCCTCACCCTAGCCCACCTGGGCGGCATAACCTCCCTGCCCATCCCCGAAGGCcaggaggaagacgaggaggaaGGTCATGATGCCGAGAGAGAAGATTACGGCTATGTCCCCTGTGACGTCAGTTCGGATGCCTGTAAACAGAGCGACACAGAGGCCAGTGAGTGCAGTAGGggcgctaatgctaatgctatcTTGTTAGCAGTTAGCAATGTGGATGCTAACGTTGTCGGTGCTAGCCCGACCCAGCACTCCTTGGCCCAGGCTTCCACTCAGACCTGTCCAGCCCTGGATACGGCCAACAACAGCCAAGGTGGAGCAACGACATCGCCATCAGTGACCAGGGACCCCTGCTGCACCCTCAGTACAGAAACCTGCCATGACAACCTGCGCTCTGTCTCCACGGAAACCTGCACTGCCGAGCACCACTGCTCTCCGGGTCATGGAGCTCTGGTGCGCGGAAAGAAGGATGCCCGGGAAGAgatggatgaagaggaggacaaaGAAGATAAAGAGGAAGATGACcaggtggggaggagggaggccCTGAAAGCCCTTTGTAATATAATCTACAACAGTCAGAGGGCGCAAGAGAGGGTCAGCGCTCTGAG actgctCTCTGGTCTATCTGACAAGCTGAAGCAGGGGATCAGTACCAAAGCTCTTCCCAGTGGTCAGTTTTATGAACTACGGCTGCTCTTCCTGCTGACGGCTCTGAGACCAGAGCTCAGGGTGCAACTGCAGCAG GAGCGAGGGGTGTCCATGCTGACTGCAGCTCTGGAGCAGTGTCTGTCTGCGCGGTGGGGGGAAGAGTACGAGGTGCTGAGTGACCACAGTGCGCCCCCTGTCTCTAAGGAGGTGTCACAGCGAGCTGTGGAGATCCTCAAGACCCTGTTCAACATCACATACAGCTTCCACAGACAGGAGCCAGACGAG GAGGATGCAGCTCTCTATCGCCGCCTGGCTGCAGTGCTACGTCACTGCCTGCTGCTGACCTGTGACGGAGAAGAACTCACTGAGGAGATACAGGG GCACACAGTGAATGTGCTCTCTGCCCTACCCCTACAATGTCTGGACGTGCTGCTGTCTGTGCGTCTGACGGAGGGTTCACAGGAGTGGGAAGGGGTCAACATGGACACTGTCCACACCCTACTCACCTTCATGGAGAGACGCCTGGACAGG GGTCAGAAGTTGAAGGAGAAACTGACTCCAGTCCTGAATCTGTTGACTGAGAGCTGCCGCGCGCACCGCGAGACACGGCACTACCTCAGACAACAG ATCCTCCCCCCTCTGAGGGACGTGGCCTTGAGGCCGGAGCAGGGGGCCACAGTGAGGGGACGTCTGGTGCGCCTGATGACCCACATGGACACGGACATCAAGCACTGTGCTGCCGAGCTCCTCTTTGTGCTCTGCAAAGAGAACG tgagTCGTTTTGTGAAGTACACAGGCTACGGTAACGCAGCAGGTTTGCTGGCAGCGAGGGGCTTGCTGAGTGGAGGTCAGGTGACCCACGCCCAGTACTCTAGCGACTCAGACTCTGACACAGAGGAatacag GGAAGCTAAGAGGCGCATCAACCCAGTGacggggagggtggaggaggagcagCCAGACCCCATGGAGGGAATGACGGagcaggagaaagagcaggaggcaCTAAGACTCATCAGCCTGTTCAACAGGCTCTCacg gGACAAGATCATCCAACCCGTGGGAGTGATGACAGGGGGGGGACTGGAGCCCCTGTGTGGTCAGATGAGGGGGAGCACTGTAGAAGAGGTGGaatcagagggagagagtgaggaagagagggaaaagtAA